The Oryza brachyantha chromosome 6, ObraRS2, whole genome shotgun sequence region GATCGGTAGGTTGGTAATTTTTCTCATAGTTGTACGGGTGAGTAATTTGTAACTCGGTGAAAAGAATGGGTGGAAAgtaatatcataatataagataatttTCCAGTATTCTCAAACAttgattaatagatgaatttaagtataactaaaacatcttataatatgaaacggaaggagtatatTAGTTCTCTATCCATGCTTTAATTGATAatgtcattaattttttttataagtttgaccattcgtcttattaaaaattttgtgtaaatatgcaaacatatgaattataattaaaatatatttagtaataaattcaatcataacaaaataaataattattatgcacgtaagtttttttaataagacaaacagtcaaacatgacaaaaaaattaacagcGGCATGTATTAAACTATGAAGAGAATATATCATAATTTTGTCTACTAATCATGTGTACGTGCATGCTATTttgtttgaataaaaaattctatgtatatatttatatgtatagcTGCCGTCACAGCCAGCTGCTGGCTGGCTTATTGCagacataaataaatacacgACGATGTATACAAAATCGAAATTGCTAGGTTGAGGCTAGGTGTTTGAAGTTGATGGGCTTGGTTAGTTGGGCCGGGCCGTCGTAGTAGGCCGCGGCGCTGAGAAAGCAGGCCCGCTGCGACGGGTGGACGCGGTCCCAGAAGGCCCACTTGTCCCGGTCGCTGCACAGCATGGACCCCACCTGGCAGTCCGCCTCCGCTCGCAGCCTCCCGCTCCCGCAGCACGCCTCGTCAACGTTCGTGTACCCTGCGATACGACCAAGTCAAACAGCTACATTAGATTACAGCTCTATTAATTAATCTCCtcttcatttcatttattaatacAAATCATAGAGTTATTAATGAAACcaaattgcatgcatgcacgcacgcatgcatgtCGTTAATTAATTCGgtgaataatttattaatcgaATCGAATGGGGGAAGTGACAGTTGGTAGTACCACCAGAGGCCATGGGGTCGGCGAAGGCGAGCCGTGCGATGGCCTgggcgtcggcgagggagTAGGAGAAGGCCGgcaggcgggcggcgaggccagagaggagggaggcgagggcgTCATcgaagccggcggcgaggcggttgAGGTCGTCGCTGCAGGCTCCGGTGGGGCTCATCGCCCGCACCAGGGGCACGCACCCCACCAGCCCCACGTTGATCACCCCAAACTTCCTCGCCCCCATCCCGTACAGCTCCTGCACGCGTGCACAGTCTCAATACCTCTCATGCATCCATCGCCTCACCTGCCATGGATGGTGTGCTCGTATATATAGCTTACCATGATGGCGTCGGAGTATTTTCCGACGAGGTCGGTGTAGAAGGCGGCGACCTCGGCCGGCGTGGCAGACCTGttccgctgctgctgcgccgtGGCGAAGACGAACATGTCGTTGTTGGCGACGCccaggaggaagaaggagcGGGCGATGTGCGCGCTCACGGCGGCGGGGCTGCCCACCTTGGCCACCatcgccgccctcgtcgcctcCATGCTCCGCACCTGCGTCGACAGCGGGATGCATCTTCCTGCGTACTGTAGTCAAGTATATATCCATTTAATCAGAAATCAAaactagttaattaattgggacagacagagagggagtaagctagatcgatcgatgaattGGCGTACAGTGGAGTCGAGAACGCCGGCTCCTCCGGAAGCGAAGTTGACACCTCTGGAGAGAGCATTGATGGCAAGGGTGAGATTGGGCAGTGGCCCTGGCCCCTGCAGCAGCGACAGATAAGCCGGAGGGCTCTCCTTGAACCCCAGCTTCAttgctgcatatatatatatatgtatagctaattaattaacgatGTGACGATCGAGATGCACAGAGAGATTGGTAGTACTCACCGAGATAGTCGGCGAGGTTGTAGCCATTGCTGAAGCGTCCGGTAGGGATGGAGGCAGGGTAGTCGATGCCGTTGTATGGCTTGTTGGCCCTGAACACATCCTTGCCGGGGAGGTAGTTGTTGTTGCCCACGTCCAGCGTGGAGTCCCCCAGCACGAACACCGCCGGCACCTGCACCAGCTGCTGTGCACCGCCCAAACAgtactgctgctgcagcagcaaatGGACTGTGATGAAtatcatcatcgtcatcagGCGACCGACACCCGTGCTGCTGTTGCTCTTCATGTTGTTCATGCTCATGGCTAGCTTAGCTGCTTGAATTAAtctgtgaaaaatataaagattgAGTGGATGCCAAGAAATGGGGAGGCACATCGATacgcatatttatatataggcGAGGCGAATGGCGGGCAGGAACTGCACATAATATACACATAACATGGGTGCAGTgtgtgtaatatatatatggcgtGATGACTGATGACCATCGTACGTTATACTATAGTGCTAGCTTGGACCGACTCAAACCCAGTACTTAACATTTTGTTAAGTGCACCGGATAGCTAGAGACGTGTTGAAAGAAATCAATAAGTACTGgtccatatattaatgatacACACGCGCAAGTGATAGTAGTGCAATCTAGCAAGCTAAGTGATCATAGTAGTGCAATCTAGCAAGCTAGGGGAATAATTAGAATTGAATTGAATTCAATGACCATGCATGATGTATAGGTGCATCGTTTTTTGGGAAAGTATTCTAAGACCCTTGAGGGATGTCCCATCGTCTATTGCATGCTAGCCAAATAatcatcaaaaaaattttaaaaaattattaaggtagattaatataagatatatcagtACACAAACATGCgagtttaaatatgacttctacaatccataacaaaaataacaaattgaactctaaatagtatacgtatactcacaatcatatttgttatttttgttatggattgtacaagtcatatttgaacttgcatgtttacgtaatgatatatcttatattaatttatcttcataatttttttaaaattttttaataactatttagatagcatgtaATAAACGAGAAACATCCTCTCGACGGTTTAAAATCCATTCCCTTTTCTCGATGGTTACCAAGTGGACTGCACGTACGAAGACGCAAATAACATACCAGTACTAGCTACCTAATTTTCTCGATGGTTACCAAGTGGACTGCACGTACGAAGACGCAAATAACATACCAGTACTAGCTATCTAATTTTCTCGATGGTTACCAAGTGGACTGCACGTACAAAGACGCAAATAACATACCAGTATTAGCTATCTAATTTTCTCGATGGTTACCAAGTGGACTGCACGTACGAAGACGCAAATAACATACCAGTACTAGCTACCTAATTTTCTCGATGGTTACCAAGTGGACTGCACGTACGAAGACGCAAATAACATACCAGTACTAGCTATCTAATTTTCTCGATGGTTACCAAGTGGACTGCACGTACGAAGACGCAAATAACATACCAGTACTAGCTACCTAATTTTCTCGATGGTTACCAAGTGGACTGCACGTACGAAGACGCAAATAACATACCAGTACTAGCTATCTAATTTTCTCGATGGTTACCAAGTGGACTGCACGTACGAAGACGCAAATAACATACCAGTATTAGCTATCTAATTTTCTCGATGGTTACCAAGTGGACTGCACGTACGAAGACGCAAATAACATACCAGTATTAGCTATCTAATTTTCTCGATGGTTACCAAGTGGACTGCACGTACGAAGACGCAAATAACATACCAGTACTAGCTATCTAATTTTCTCGATGGTTACCAAGTGGACTGCACGTACGAAGACGCAAATAACATACCAGTACTAGCTATCTAATTTTCTCGATGGTTACCAAGTGGACTGCACGTACGAAGACGCAAATAACATACCAGTACTAGctatctaattagctagctagtcacGTACACGTACATAGTGCATGTGAACgcaaggagaaggagaaggataTCGAACGTGGCGTGCGTACCTGCTGAGCCGGCATATATACGCAGGCCGCGCTTGCTAGGTTCAGACTTTCACCTtcgatgtatatatgtatatatatacctaacGTGCAAATCTGCCTTTCTAGCTCCGAACAAACAAAAACGAAGAAAAATAGTGCAAATTTATATGgtcattttttctatgtaaaagtTGGTACGTggtatagaaaacagtggtaacTTTTTAAGATAAGGAtgaggatgaaaaaaatactcaaTTTATATACACGTGGATCGACCGAATTTGAGGCTGACCACTGGATGGAGGGCGTCCAGTAGTAGTGATCCATTACAATTATGCATATCTGTCTATGTACTATCTGTTATattgaaatgaaatgaaatgatgGCTAAACGGCCAGGACAGGACAAGACAGGACGGGTTTGTTGGTGTGTCTgcatcatatatatcaaaaagaaaaagagaaaaaggaacgCCCTTTGCGATATTGCTTGCTTTGCTGGCCTGATTAGCGGCAGACATGCATGCGTGCGCGTTCTTCCCACTCCCACTCCCACGACCACATCGATCTCCATTTTCAGCTACGACCACTACACACCATACGATCGATCACCATATACATCGGAGATAAAAGTCAAAATTCCTGACCTTCTCATACATCAAAGATAAAAGTCAAAATCTTGTTATTTCCTGACCTTCTCATACACACTACAATCCATGTCCGAGTAATTTACAATGTGCGGAAGGATCGAGGAGTATGTTTGCACACGTAAAAGGACGGGCAGATTAAAACGGTTGATTTTTGgtagagtatatataatttatcgaattaaaaaaaattggtcgAATAGTTAAAAGATATTCTCCAAGATtcgatgcatgcatatttctagtagctagctagtcatCGATCGGAGCTCGTGGATCATATGCGTGCAACACAGTTCTGCTATGTACTCCACATGCGAAAATGCATGATTGATAGATTAGATCCAAGACATGTCGTCTGGCTTTAGACAAGGAcaatctgaaattctgaaacCCATCGTCTTTTTTTCGCTTGCTTAATTTCCCCGGCCTGCATCAACTCAGATGGGCCGAATTCTTAGTCCAGCacacatgcatgtatgcaaATTCCGATCCAAACCTACGTGAGTACTCCTATATCGATAGGCCTCTTAACCCTCCAGCCCATCACGTCCATGATCTGTAAAATCTATCTTCTGTTACTTTACATTAAAAACAATGATATCTCATAATATctttttaaggatgggaaaaatactcaagcatatatatatcagcatatatatatatatcagccCAGGTCGATGGCATGTCTTCCTTCAGTGATTCAACCTGCATGCGGACTGACATAGGTATGCACTAATATGCGTATTAGTCTTTTCTAccattattgaaaaaaatatcttaagatgTTGTATCTTtcaatgtaaaaatttagtatattgAGGTATAATATACTTAAGTTATCAAaactttacactaaaaaatttgCTACCTCAATATACTTCTCAAgatatagtaaaaaatattatatatacatgacacTTTACATCGTTGTTACATATGGTCACCCCGAATATACTTCCTTCCTCCaaatatataagcaaatttaatgtttcacATCATTATTATATTTAGTATTGGTTGTCACCTTTATCACTTATCATACAAATTTCTTACCGTCAAACCCGCTAAGTACTCTATCATCATAACTACTACCATTcatttaatactccctcctttttttttatgacctTGGTTAGTTCAATGAACTAACcaacatcatatatttaaacatgGAGGAAGTAATATATTTGGATGGAATTCACAGCGTTATTATTCCATCTGGTTTCTTCAAGTTCTGCTTGTGATGTTGGGGGAGAaaccataaataaatgatTGTAGAAGGTTTAAATCATCCCAAGTTTATGAAACTAGTTAGACCCAAAGTTCATAATGCTAATTACATTCCTTCGAAACGGCCTGTAACTGAGAAGTCGTCAACATTCAAAAGCCATTTGGGACTTGTATTAAGCTTTTGAGAGGTTTACGGAACAAGTGATTAATATAGAGACAATCTTGTTGGTCATATTGCGGTCAGTTGTCAAAAAAGCACTCAATGTGAGCATTAGCCATTAGAGAAGTGGATGTCTACCTCCAAAGTTTCAGGCTTGCGTTAGACTGCAACTGGTGGTAGCTAATGGAGATGCGGATGTAATTGTACTGCACTACTGCTGCTGCGACTACTTTTGATCTCTGATACGGACAAAAAGGAGTCAACATTTGCGTCCATGTTAACATTTCCTCGATCCATTCGATTAATCTCGGCAAAAAGATACATTCTGAATTTGACGACCATAAGCAGCTAACAGGTCGAGACGCTGACAAGAGATCGAGTTTGTGAGAGATCAGAAAATTCAGAAACAAATTCTGACTGAAGAGTGATCGTGTGGCAACtggcaagcatgcatgcagacgATCGAGATCGATTGGTCCCAGAGCTATGCCCTTGCACAAAGGGCAAGCATAGTCGTCACAATTCAGGGTCCATctggttttgtttttgcagGCAGAGATGTGCAGCATGTTTGCTCCCGTGAAGCTTTGCTTGTCGTCAATGGAgggctctgctctgctctggcCATTGGGGCCCTCTCTTTGTTCTGTTTCTGCATTCATGTTTGCTTTGCATGGTCCCATTCCAGATGGTACATCTTACCAGTATTAAcattgtatatttatttttatcctgCCAAGAGCATCTAGGTGAAGTGGACGATACGCTAATacctgaaaaaaataatgcttAGCCATAATGCCCTATCATTTGTCCTCTAGCAACGGGCAGGTCTCGTAATTCCATTGGTTATTTCTGATTTTTGTTTGTTCAATGAAGAAATTAGTTTGCAACTATCAGGTCTACGATTGAGCCAGAGTAGTCAGCAACCACCGTATTTCCCTATCAATCCATATTCAGATAGAGACTCGTCAACTCTGAATTATGTAGAGCATCTACTTTGGGTATTAGAAATCTGCAAATGAGTACATTGTTCATTCCATGGCTGATAATGGTTAATTTACATAATCGCACGTTGATACACAAATAATCCCATATCCATGAACTATATTAAATCTTTCCACAGCTAGGGACCCTTGCAGATAACACATCGCTCGGTGATTTGGCATCTTGGATTTGGCACCAAGTTATTCAGACAGATCATCCATCACCATAATTAAGCTTCGATTGCCCAGGCAAGATCCATTTACAAATCCAATCAACTATGTACATGATGAACTCAAGTAGTCTCAATGATGCAGGCTtaatcatggaaaaaatcaactttgtGGCATGCACATCGTTTCAGTTTCATCTTTGTCCTCTCCCTTGCGTCcgcataaatttttttgtgctgGTGGTTTCTAATCTGCATTAAATATTAACAGAAACATAACCTAAAAAAATCAGCTCGGAAAAGAATCAAGAGATCGATTAACTGAAAAGAGAGAACTGATACCTccaagaacacaaggattttaTTCCATCTAGTGGCCGGTGACACTGGCAGGGAAACTTAGCACACTAGACTCTGAAAGAGACTTTTGTCGAAATCTTTGATGCATCGAGCCCTGTCGATTCCAAAGATTCCTGTCACTCTAATTTGGATGGTGGCATTTGGAGCTGTTCAGCCCGTGTTCTAGTTAAGTTTCAGGGAATGTACACGTAATGCGTGAGTTCTTTGTTCTGTCTGAATTTTTTCTTCGTCGGGCAGTTGCAGTGGACCTGCGCTGGCAGCCCTCACGGGTCTCAGACTCTCAGCATGGATGGCTATATTCAGGCCTCggttagttcccaaattttttttttccaaaaacatcacatcaaatttttggacacctaaataaagcattaaacatagatgaaccaaaaaaactaattacacagttatgtaagaaatcttaagacgaatcttttgagcctaattagttcatgattagccataagtgctacagtaaccaacatgtgctaatgacggattaattaggcttaaaagattcgtctcgcggtttcaggctagctgtgaaattcgttttttcattcgtgtccgaaaaccccttccgacatccggtcaaacatttgacgtaacACTTCTCTTAAATTTTTCTCAATCCAGACATCACCTCATTCGTTCGTGACATTGCCATATAACTCCATGTCCCTCTcggtcctaaaatataagtgcTTTTTTATAAGTCTTCTGTCTCAACAAATTATAACAACTTTCATTTAGAGCCTCTTCAGAACAGGGTTCATAATTTTGGATTGAAATATCCAAAATGTAGAGCACCCCTCCATCGCCCaaaattttcagatttttgtgaattttgaaattttaaaattgaccaaaatttgtctaaactaatttattttggactgAAATTTTAGTTGTATCGGTGCCCCCATCCCCATAGAAACGCTAGCTGAAACCAATATGACGAACTCTGCTTTGGAGCACGTAAGTTTTACAAGATTTTCATAGAAATAGTTCAGTTTCTCTAAATTATCTTTGAAAATCCTCCAAACCGAGGACGAAGcatttaatcattcataattaaattacttcATCTTATCAATCGCAGTCATCACTATTTTTACTTTGCCTTTCTCGTTAATACACGTATCTAAAATTagaagttgttatattttatgacacgtatctaaatttaaaagttgttATGTTTTAGGAGAGATGGAGTATATAGATTAGGTGATCATAAGTGTACTGTACTTGCCAGACTTGTAATAGAGATAATAAATAAGTAGCGTTCTCTCCAGAAAGGAAAAATACAATGAATGATAGTCGTATAGTTGGTAGAAGCAATGATGGGCAGGAAAGGGATACATGAGCATACATACACCAACGTCTTTTTGCTTCCAagtatacttataaaccaaaatttaaattcttttagggcttcaaaaaatttaaaatttaaaatttatatttatagttgattttagagttttttcatcaaagtttatttttcatccttgccttttaaatttctaaaaatacgtatataaatttttattcataattattttttcgtttgtaaatatgggGTTTgaattttccataaaaaaatcaccccaAACATAACATAACACATAGGCTCGTGGTGGCATCGATCAGAAGGATCACGGGCAAGCGCATATAGCAGATCcgtaggaggaggagcaggccGGAGAGACGATGAcgataatatatatgcatgcatatatgtcaCTATCACGCACGACGCTCCATTAATTCTCTCGCGTTTGCTTGCGTCTTTGATCCATGAGATGAGCCTAGCCTATAATATTACTAGCAAGCACGTACGTACAGTGTTTTATTTGAGGTGCAGCCATGGTGGACGTCCATTTCTGCCACAGAGCCACCGCCGTCGTggtgctgcttcttcttcttcttcaccttGTCGTcttcgccaccgtcgcccacTCCCAGTACCCCTGCGATTGGTGCCCTCCACGTCACTCCACCGTCTCTCTGCTCTCCACGCACGCCGGCAGATATGCAGGTGGCGCCTGCGGCTACGGTGCCGCGCCGATGGAGCTCAGCGctgccgccgtcaccgccgacCTCTTCCGCGACGGCCATGCCTGCGGCGCCTGCTACCAGGTATGTGATAATCAGCAATCCGTCCATGCGTGTGTATCCTGATCAGCTGATTGAATCCCTCgtctcgatcgatcaatcgatGGAAAGAAGGAATGAAGAATGCCTCTGATTGATTGGTTTTGTTTGGATGGATATGATGATGCAGCTAAGGTGCAGAGACCGGAGGCTgtgcggcgaggacggcgtcAAGGTCGTCGTTGCCAACCTGGTGAGGCAGCCGGAGCAGGAGGAGACGAACCGGACAGCTGATGGATCGCTGCAGTTTCGCATCACCAAGGACGCCTTCGCGGCCATGGCGAAGCACGACGGCGTGTCCGCTCATGAGCTCACGAGCCTCCGCACCGCACAGGTCGACTTCAGGAGGGTGCCTTGCGAGTACAACAAGAGCAGGAGCTTGGCGGTGAGGGTGGAGGAGGCGAGCGCCAACCCgagccgcctcgccgtccggTTCCTGTACCAGGGCGGCCAGACcgacatcgccgccgtcgagatCGCGCCGGCGAacgccacgccgtcgtcgtggagGTACATgacgcggcgcgacggtgtCGTCTGGAGCACGCCGCGCGCCCCGGCCGGCCCGCTGCGGCTCCGCgtggtggtgacggccggctccggcggcaaGTGGCTGCGGAGCGACGGGGAGGTGCTTCCCGCAGAGTGGAAGCCCGGCGAGGTGTACGACACCGGCCTGCGCGTGACCGACGTGGCCGTGCGCTCCTGCAGCCTCTCCTGCGGCACGACGCCGGACAGCCATGGAGATGGAGACGGAGGGGAAGAGCTGAGATGACACTTCGACGTGACGCGCACCAAGAGAGCTAGAGGAGTCATATGCTTTGGAAGTTACAAAACCAGGGGCctgtatgtaaaatttaggaCCACTAGCAACAGACTAGTACATAACAGGGTCTTTTCTGCAAAATGTTTGACCGCTACCATTTTCAGCGATCAGATCAAATATTGGAATGCTGGAATGCCTCTGGTTCCTGCGTATAATTCACAAATTAATGCAGAGTATAAAGGTACAAATTAGCTTCAAAATTAGGCAATTGATGAGCAACGATGCATCCTCTGGAGCCACCTATTAGTCAActgc contains the following coding sequences:
- the LOC102701733 gene encoding GDSL esterase/lipase At5g55050-like isoform X2, which encodes MCLPISWHPLNLYIFHRLIQAAKLAMSMNNMKSNSSTGVGRLMTMMIFITVHLLLQQQYCLGGAQQLVQVPAVFVLGDSTLDVGNNNYLPGKDVFRANKPYNGIDYPASIPTGRFSNGYNLADYLAMKLGFKESPPAYLSLLQGPGPLPNLTLAINALSRGVNFASGGAGVLDSTYAGRCIPLSTQVRSMEATRAAMVAKVGSPAAVSAHIARSFFLLGVANNDMFVFATAQQQRNRSATPAEVAAFYTDLVGKYSDAIMELYGMGARKFGVINVGLVGCVPLVRAMSPTGACSDDLNRLAAGFDDALASLLSGLAARLPAFSYSLADAQAIARLAFADPMASGYTNVDEACCGSGRLRAEADCQVGSMLCSDRDKWAFWDRVHPSQRACFLSAAAYYDGPAQLTKPINFKHLAST
- the LOC102701733 gene encoding GDSL esterase/lipase At5g55050-like isoform X1 — encoded protein: MCLPISWHPLNLYIFHRLIQAAKLAMSMNNMKSNSSTGVGRLMTMMIFITVHLLLQQQYCLGGAQQLVQVPAVFVLGDSTLDVGNNNYLPGKDVFRANKPYNGIDYPASIPTGRFSNGYNLADYLAMKLGFKESPPAYLSLLQGPGPLPNLTLAINALSRGVNFASGGAGVLDSTYAGRCIPLSTQVRSMEATRAAMVAKVGSPAAVSAHIARSFFLLGVANNDMFVFATAQQQRNRSATPAEVAAFYTDLVGKYSDAIMELYGMGARKFGVINVGLVGCVPLVRAMSPTGACSDDLNRLAAGFDDALASLLSGLAARLPAFSYSLADAQAIARLAFADPMASGGYTNVDEACCGSGRLRAEADCQVGSMLCSDRDKWAFWDRVHPSQRACFLSAAAYYDGPAQLTKPINFKHLAST
- the LOC102722781 gene encoding expansin-like A4 codes for the protein MVDVHFCHRATAVVVLLLLLLHLVVFATVAHSQYPCDWCPPRHSTVSLLSTHAGRYAGGACGYGAAPMELSAAAVTADLFRDGHACGACYQLRCRDRRLCGEDGVKVVVANLVRQPEQEETNRTADGSLQFRITKDAFAAMAKHDGVSAHELTSLRTAQVDFRRVPCEYNKSRSLAVRVEEASANPSRLAVRFLYQGGQTDIAAVEIAPANATPSSWRYMTRRDGVVWSTPRAPAGPLRLRVVVTAGSGGKWLRSDGEVLPAEWKPGEVYDTGLRVTDVAVRSCSLSCGTTPDSHGDGDGGEELR